Proteins from one Desulfobacterales bacterium genomic window:
- a CDS encoding FAD-dependent oxidoreductase: MKKHLVIAGTGHAHLTLLKRLQAITGMGHRVTAINPGPWHYYSGMGPGLLSGRYQPRQARFNTMKMVQDRGGQFIEGSVIRIDPDKRHLMLHTGKIISYDIVSFNTGSYIPVEGDIYGSNHVYPAKPIERLIDARQAIETRFKKNQPIHIVVAGGGAAGVEISANIRRLANRAPTHVTIHLIAGRRLLGRFNEKVRYHALGSLTARHIHVIEQARLKKIHAHSVELTDGSILSADMVFMATGTRPSSFFRDSGLPVGNDGGLLVNDYLQCITRPEIFGGGDCICFNSMPLPGIGVYAVRQNPILFHNIVASLTHGTYKPFTPQKTYMLILNMGDGTGIFFRNSWVWKSKLALLLKHLIDSRFVKSFQLSGEGRDR, from the coding sequence TTGAAAAAACACCTTGTCATCGCTGGAACGGGGCATGCGCACCTGACGCTGCTGAAACGATTGCAGGCCATCACCGGTATGGGGCATCGGGTCACTGCCATCAATCCGGGTCCCTGGCATTATTATTCGGGCATGGGGCCGGGTCTTTTATCCGGGAGGTATCAGCCGCGCCAGGCGCGGTTCAATACCATGAAGATGGTTCAGGACAGAGGCGGGCAGTTTATAGAAGGCAGCGTCATCAGGATCGATCCGGACAAACGGCATCTGATGCTCCATACCGGTAAAATTATTTCTTACGATATTGTATCGTTCAATACCGGCAGTTATATTCCGGTTGAAGGGGACATTTACGGGTCAAATCATGTATACCCGGCAAAACCCATCGAGCGGCTGATCGATGCCCGTCAGGCAATCGAAACCCGATTTAAAAAAAACCAACCCATTCATATCGTCGTTGCCGGCGGCGGGGCCGCCGGGGTTGAAATATCGGCAAATATCCGACGACTGGCAAACAGGGCCCCAACTCATGTGACAATTCATCTGATTGCCGGCCGCCGCCTGTTAGGCAGGTTCAACGAAAAGGTTCGGTATCACGCCCTGGGTTCATTGACCGCCCGCCATATTCATGTGATTGAGCAGGCCAGGTTAAAAAAAATTCATGCCCACAGCGTCGAGCTTACCGACGGCTCCATTCTGTCCGCTGACATGGTTTTCATGGCTACCGGAACCCGGCCGTCCTCGTTTTTCAGGGATTCAGGACTTCCTGTCGGAAATGACGGCGGGCTTCTTGTAAACGACTATCTGCAGTGCATCACCCGGCCGGAGATATTCGGAGGCGGAGACTGCATCTGTTTCAATTCAATGCCGCTTCCCGGAATCGGCGTATATGCCGTCCGGCAGAACCCGATCCTGTTTCATAATATTGTTGCGTCCCTCACCCATGGAACGTATAAACCGTTTACCCCTCAAAAAACCTATATGCTGATATTGAATATGGGAGATGGCACCGGCATCTTTTTCAGAAACTCATGGGTATGGAAATCAAAACTGGCACTCCTGCTCAAGCATTTGATCGACAGCCGTTTTGTAAAATCCTTTCAACTTTCGGGGGAAGGAAGGGACAGATGA
- a CDS encoding AMP-binding protein, whose product MLKESLVNEIEESIKRNWQLPALSDYKGKTLSYGEIASKIKWLHYIFSKNKIRQGDKIALLGKNSEGWATTYLATVTYGAVIVPILPDFHPDEIHHIINHSDSVLLFISDAMYEQIDTSRLTGIQSVFSMDDFSLLYTRHESMSGLVEKSCSDYLNEYDTDLSPETFCLQPIENDQLAAIVYTSGTTGFSKGVMLSHNCLTANIIFAQNALNLNPGDTIVSFLPLAHAFGCSFEFLYPLSRGCHITFLGKIPSPKVIVKAFQEIRPKLILSVPLVIEKIYKKHLRPFLNQKKIRVLLKIPGISNLIYSKINQKLSEMFGNNFETIVIGGAALDRELAEFLSKIHFRYTVGYGLSECGPLVSYSAWNIVRRFSVGRVMDTLEIKIDSENPRKIVGEILVRGENIMDGYYKDPDNTAEAIDQEGWFHTGDLGQIDEEGFIFIKGRSKHMILNSSGQNIYPEEIESKLNNMPFVEESLVIEKDGKLTGLIYPDYQAVNSKGLSENELQLKLEEIRNQLNKQLPVYSKISRIELFTEEFEKTPTKKIKRRLYQKSGSFFITNESAVSMAGR is encoded by the coding sequence ATGCTGAAGGAAAGTCTTGTAAACGAAATAGAAGAAAGTATCAAAAGAAACTGGCAACTTCCCGCCCTGTCAGATTACAAAGGCAAAACCTTATCCTATGGCGAAATCGCATCTAAAATCAAATGGCTTCATTATATCTTCAGTAAAAACAAGATCAGACAGGGGGATAAAATTGCACTGCTCGGGAAAAACTCGGAAGGCTGGGCAACCACGTACCTGGCGACCGTAACCTATGGGGCCGTCATCGTTCCCATTCTTCCGGATTTTCACCCTGATGAGATTCATCACATTATCAATCATTCGGATTCTGTTTTGTTGTTTATATCCGATGCCATGTATGAACAAATAGACACATCACGGCTGACAGGGATTCAATCGGTTTTTTCTATGGACGATTTTTCGCTCCTTTATACCCGTCATGAATCCATGTCCGGACTTGTCGAAAAATCCTGCAGCGATTATCTGAATGAATACGATACCGATCTTTCCCCCGAAACATTTTGTTTGCAACCCATTGAAAATGACCAGCTGGCGGCCATTGTCTATACATCCGGAACCACCGGATTTTCAAAAGGCGTCATGCTGTCTCACAACTGTCTGACCGCCAATATCATTTTCGCCCAGAACGCATTGAATTTGAATCCCGGCGATACAATCGTTTCCTTTCTGCCATTGGCACACGCCTTCGGCTGTTCATTTGAATTTTTATATCCGTTGAGCAGGGGATGCCACATTACGTTTCTGGGAAAAATTCCCTCTCCCAAAGTGATCGTCAAAGCGTTCCAGGAAATCCGACCAAAATTGATCCTGTCGGTTCCCCTTGTGATCGAAAAAATCTATAAAAAACACCTGCGGCCATTTTTGAATCAGAAAAAAATCCGGGTCCTGTTAAAAATTCCCGGCATCAGCAACCTCATCTATTCGAAAATCAACCAAAAATTATCCGAAATGTTCGGTAACAATTTTGAGACCATCGTCATCGGTGGTGCCGCTCTTGACAGAGAACTGGCAGAATTTTTAAGCAAAATACATTTTCGTTATACCGTGGGTTACGGATTGTCCGAATGCGGCCCCCTCGTCAGCTACTCCGCATGGAATATCGTCAGACGGTTTTCAGTGGGCAGGGTGATGGATACGCTGGAAATCAAAATCGATTCGGAAAATCCGCGAAAAATTGTGGGAGAAATTCTGGTCCGGGGTGAAAACATCATGGACGGCTATTACAAAGATCCGGACAATACGGCCGAAGCCATTGACCAGGAAGGATGGTTTCATACCGGAGACCTTGGCCAGATTGACGAAGAGGGTTTCATTTTTATCAAAGGCCGATCCAAACACATGATTCTCAATTCTTCGGGTCAGAATATCTATCCCGAAGAAATTGAATCAAAACTCAATAACATGCCCTTTGTTGAAGAATCACTGGTGATCGAAAAAGACGGAAAGCTTACCGGCCTGATCTATCCGGACTATCAGGCAGTCAACAGCAAAGGCCTGAGCGAGAATGAACTGCAGCTTAAATTGGAGGAAATCCGAAATCAATTGAATAAACAGCTGCCCGTATACAGTAAAATCTCCAGAATAGAACTCTTCACCGAGGAATTTGAGAAAACACCGACAAAAAAGATCAAACGCAGGCTGTATCAAAAATCCGGCAGTTTTTTCATAACCAACGAATCCGCAGTATCGATGGCCGGCAGATAA
- a CDS encoding ferritin-like domain-containing protein, which translates to MNNQELITMLNRDLADEHAAIIRYLVHGYLEGEDTPIGASLLSRAREEMWHMHWLGMIIGQMGGEPDLKPAPYPFDPTSRASLLRSYVAYEKKLIPHYHGEAERASDPHLRRVLHREAWESEIHAVKFQRLLDKLSPEQAKGVPGAENELPAGLTDKLQHIIEAKYTQMLQAVRDSWVFQTSPMTGWQIMDFSMTKMKQLAHVAEEVTDNGIEPRLRLGKIDKSVAIGVSLRRALEDVNKIRQMHIDLKNDRETEGHSGLRNNLDLSIQQEEYEAQEIEDWLRSEK; encoded by the coding sequence ATGAATAATCAGGAATTGATCACGATGCTTAACAGGGATCTGGCTGATGAACACGCCGCCATTATTCGTTATCTGGTGCACGGCTACCTGGAGGGCGAGGATACGCCGATCGGGGCGAGTCTGCTCTCCCGCGCCAGAGAGGAGATGTGGCATATGCACTGGCTGGGGATGATTATCGGACAGATGGGCGGCGAACCGGATCTGAAACCGGCGCCTTATCCGTTTGACCCGACCAGCCGGGCGTCCCTGCTCAGGTCCTATGTGGCATACGAAAAGAAACTGATTCCACATTATCACGGAGAAGCGGAGAGGGCCAGTGACCCCCATCTCCGGCGGGTGCTTCACCGGGAGGCCTGGGAATCTGAAATACATGCCGTGAAATTTCAGAGACTTCTGGACAAACTGTCTCCTGAGCAGGCAAAGGGGGTGCCGGGCGCTGAAAACGAATTGCCGGCGGGATTGACGGACAAGCTGCAACACATCATTGAAGCCAAATATACCCAGATGCTTCAGGCGGTTCGTGATTCCTGGGTATTTCAGACATCGCCGATGACCGGCTGGCAGATTATGGATTTTTCCATGACCAAAATGAAACAGCTTGCCCATGTCGCCGAGGAGGTGACTGATAACGGGATTGAACCCCGATTGCGACTGGGGAAAATTGATAAAAGCGTAGCCATCGGTGTTTCACTTCGCAGAGCGCTTGAAGATGTAAATAAAATCAGGCAGATGCATATTGATCTGAAAAATGATCGTGAGACTGAAGGGCATTCCGGACTGCGTAACAACCTGGATCTGTCAATTCAACAAGAGGAGTATGAGGCGCAGGAGATAGAGGACTGGTTGAGATCCGAAAAATGA
- the trxA gene encoding thioredoxin, with amino-acid sequence MTRTMFNLLPRSIVRAVILIACIFVSGAYGQKEASSTRNNDPEKSAPIVIKTQAQFDDIIATSGSNLIMVDFYADWCKPCKILSPIIEDIAEKNFAKVTVCKLDVDKHRALASRFRISGIPVVIFFKNKKQIYKMYGLQPKNRYIEAIEKLSQKK; translated from the coding sequence ATGACCCGAACCATGTTTAACCTCCTCCCGCGAAGCATCGTCCGGGCGGTAATATTGATCGCTTGTATTTTCGTATCCGGGGCGTACGGCCAGAAAGAAGCTTCGAGTACCCGAAACAACGATCCTGAAAAATCAGCACCCATCGTTATTAAAACGCAAGCGCAGTTTGATGATATCATCGCAACGAGCGGCAGTAACCTGATCATGGTGGATTTTTATGCAGACTGGTGCAAACCCTGCAAAATACTGTCCCCGATAATAGAAGATATTGCCGAAAAAAACTTCGCCAAAGTCACCGTTTGCAAATTAGATGTGGATAAACATCGCGCATTGGCATCCAGATTCAGGATCAGCGGCATCCCCGTGGTGATATTTTTTAAAAACAAAAAACAAATTTACAAGATGTACGGTCTCCAACCCAAAAACCGTTATATAGAGGCTATCGAAAAATTGTCTCAAAAAAAATGA
- a CDS encoding cysteine desulfurase family protein, with amino-acid sequence MKKPIYLDYNGTTPHDPEVIDAMRPFLETEFGNPSSSHWYGIAPAKAVIHARRQIASLINCRPEEIIFTSGGTESNNFAIKGIASAYRNRGNHIITSQIEHPAVLQVCSYLESHGFTITRLPVDGHGLIRVSDVENAIRPETILITLMHANNEVGTIEPVEEIARAAKRKNVIMHTDAAQSMGKIPVDVQKLGVDLLSIAGHKLYAPKGIGALYIREGVEPAPLIHGAGQEKGRRPGTENVLEIAGLGKACEIAKRDMDQNRAHMQAMQEMLYEGLKKEISEIRFNGHPRHRLPNTLSVSFRGLESNRILEQTGLEIAASPGAACHSDTVDISHVLKAMNIPMEWAKGTVRFSTGKMTTADEIRTAIQVIANAIASLKER; translated from the coding sequence ATGAAAAAACCGATCTATCTGGACTACAATGGAACAACGCCGCATGATCCTGAAGTGATTGATGCCATGCGGCCTTTTCTGGAAACTGAATTCGGCAATCCTTCCAGCAGTCACTGGTACGGAATCGCCCCGGCGAAAGCGGTAATTCATGCACGAAGGCAGATCGCATCGCTCATCAATTGCCGTCCGGAGGAAATTATTTTCACCAGCGGCGGAACCGAGTCCAACAACTTTGCCATCAAAGGCATTGCATCGGCATACCGCAACCGGGGCAATCATATCATCACCTCACAGATCGAACATCCTGCCGTGCTTCAGGTATGCAGTTACCTGGAATCTCACGGATTTACCATCACGCGTCTGCCGGTAGACGGCCATGGCCTGATCCGTGTGTCTGACGTTGAAAACGCCATCCGGCCGGAAACGATTCTGATTACCCTCATGCATGCGAACAACGAAGTGGGAACCATCGAGCCGGTTGAAGAAATTGCCCGCGCCGCAAAGCGCAAAAACGTGATCATGCATACCGATGCGGCTCAATCCATGGGAAAAATTCCGGTTGACGTTCAGAAACTGGGGGTTGACCTGCTCTCAATCGCCGGGCATAAGCTCTATGCGCCAAAGGGAATCGGTGCATTGTATATCCGGGAGGGTGTTGAGCCGGCGCCGTTAATCCACGGGGCCGGACAGGAAAAGGGGCGGCGCCCGGGAACCGAAAATGTTCTGGAAATTGCAGGACTCGGAAAAGCCTGCGAAATCGCAAAACGGGATATGGACCAGAACCGTGCCCACATGCAGGCCATGCAGGAGATGCTGTATGAAGGACTAAAAAAAGAAATCAGCGAGATCAGGTTCAATGGTCATCCGCGCCATCGGCTGCCCAATACGCTGAGTGTGTCATTCCGAGGACTTGAATCCAACCGTATTCTTGAACAAACAGGCCTGGAAATAGCGGCATCCCCGGGTGCGGCCTGTCATTCCGATACGGTGGACATTTCCCATGTGCTCAAAGCCATGAATATCCCCATGGAATGGGCCAAAGGAACGGTAAGATTCAGCACCGGAAAAATGACCACGGCCGATGAAATCCGAACCGCAATTCAGGTGATCGCCAACGCTATCGCTTCGCTTAAGGAGCGCTGA
- a CDS encoding tRNA-dihydrouridine synthase family protein, with the protein MRGFTDSVYRNVFSRYFDGIDLAIAPFISTMRGDKIKPVHIRGLLPEQNQSMPLIPQILSNDADGFIRLAVYLSDLGYKTLNWNLGCPHSMVANKKRGSGLLPFPVQIDAFLDRVMPAIPNRLSIKTRLGRYDADEIFELLPVFNRYLLEEIIIHPRTGVQMYTGKTDLDRFAMCLEISDHPVVYNGDICSRDDFVRLSARFGRISRWMLGRGVLADPFLPGTIKRGSAVCTDSIGTLKQFHDDLFEQYRELLSGPSHVVQRMKGLWRYIAQPFPDNGKVLKKIYRARDIDSYRQWVEAFFESASLEKCRSSSVSAP; encoded by the coding sequence ATGCGGGGTTTCACCGATTCGGTGTATCGTAACGTATTTTCCCGATATTTTGACGGGATCGATCTGGCCATCGCACCGTTTATCAGCACGATGCGGGGGGATAAGATTAAACCGGTACATATCAGGGGGCTTTTGCCTGAACAGAACCAGTCCATGCCGCTTATCCCGCAGATTCTGAGCAACGATGCCGACGGATTTATCCGTCTGGCCGTTTATCTGTCGGATTTGGGTTATAAAACGTTGAACTGGAACCTGGGGTGTCCGCATTCCATGGTAGCCAATAAAAAAAGAGGTTCGGGACTGCTGCCGTTTCCGGTTCAGATTGACGCGTTTCTGGACCGGGTGATGCCTGCCATTCCCAACCGGCTTTCCATCAAGACACGGCTTGGCCGGTATGATGCAGATGAGATTTTTGAGCTGCTGCCCGTTTTTAACCGGTATCTCCTGGAAGAAATCATTATTCATCCGAGAACCGGTGTGCAGATGTATACGGGCAAGACCGATCTGGACCGCTTCGCCATGTGTCTGGAAATATCCGACCATCCTGTGGTGTATAACGGTGATATCTGTTCCCGGGACGATTTTGTCAGGCTTTCAGCGAGGTTTGGCCGGATAAGCAGATGGATGCTGGGAAGAGGGGTTCTGGCCGATCCTTTTCTGCCCGGAACCATCAAACGGGGTTCAGCGGTCTGCACCGACAGCATCGGGACGCTCAAACAGTTTCACGATGATCTGTTTGAGCAATACCGTGAGCTGTTGAGCGGCCCTTCACATGTTGTGCAGAGGATGAAAGGATTGTGGAGGTATATTGCCCAACCCTTTCCGGACAACGGGAAAGTGCTCAAAAAAATTTACAGAGCCAGAGACATCGACTCGTATCGGCAATGGGTGGAAGCCTTTTTTGAGAGCGCTTCGCTTGAGAAGTGCCGCTCCTCAAGCGTCAGCGCTCCTTAA
- a CDS encoding tRNA-dihydrouridine synthase family protein → MTINLTHFLNQPLTIGTRQIQTRLSLAPMARLGNVAFRELVSSFGGYGLLFTEMCSSKTVAQGNGPKWTGFRWRKAELSELVCQLFGNDPGMMAAAARRVEHEGFFGVDINFGCSVHALCKQNCGAALLKQPALAAEIVSSVRRSVACPVFVKFRTGWQDDPQIAVDLARRFEDAGADALSFHPRVAPDRRTRLPKWEYIGNVKASVDIPVFGNGNVFDAGDCSKMIETTGCDAVMVGRLAVAKPWIFSSLSGDYQPEPETCADCALKLLKQLPEYYDVTTALRRFKEFMSYFAANFRFGHSLYLQIRRQDTLNAVEETIVRFFSTQPEMMASKPNISLFR, encoded by the coding sequence ATGACAATCAATTTAACACATTTTTTGAATCAGCCCCTGACGATTGGAACCCGACAGATTCAAACGCGGCTGAGTCTTGCGCCAATGGCAAGGCTTGGCAATGTTGCGTTCAGGGAACTGGTTTCGTCATTCGGGGGGTACGGGCTCCTGTTTACAGAAATGTGCAGTTCAAAAACCGTTGCGCAGGGCAACGGACCGAAATGGACGGGATTCCGGTGGCGAAAAGCGGAGCTTTCCGAACTGGTTTGTCAGCTTTTTGGAAATGATCCCGGCATGATGGCCGCTGCTGCCCGGCGGGTCGAGCATGAGGGCTTTTTCGGGGTAGACATTAACTTCGGGTGCAGTGTGCATGCGCTGTGCAAACAGAACTGCGGTGCGGCTCTGCTGAAGCAGCCGGCTCTGGCCGCTGAAATCGTCTCATCGGTCAGGCGTTCGGTGGCATGTCCGGTTTTTGTAAAGTTTCGAACCGGCTGGCAGGATGATCCGCAGATTGCCGTGGATCTGGCCAGACGCTTTGAAGATGCCGGAGCCGATGCCTTGTCCTTCCATCCCAGAGTAGCGCCGGATCGAAGGACCCGCCTGCCGAAATGGGAATACATTGGCAATGTCAAAGCTTCCGTGGATATTCCGGTATTTGGTAACGGCAATGTATTTGATGCCGGAGATTGCAGTAAAATGATTGAGACCACCGGATGTGACGCGGTTATGGTGGGCAGACTTGCGGTGGCTAAGCCCTGGATTTTTTCATCCCTGTCAGGCGATTATCAGCCGGAACCGGAAACCTGCGCCGATTGTGCGTTAAAGCTTTTGAAACAGCTTCCGGAATATTATGACGTGACGACAGCGTTGAGACGCTTTAAAGAATTCATGTCATATTTTGCTGCCAATTTTCGTTTCGGCCACAGTCTGTATCTTCAGATTCGGCGACAGGATACCCTGAACGCAGTGGAAGAAACCATCGTCCGTTTTTTCAGCACCCAGCCGGAAATGATGGCGTCCAAACCGAACATCAGCTTGTTCAGGTGA